AGTACGTCGGTCGTGGGCGTAACCTCCTCGTCGGGCAACAGTCCCGTGAGGTCTACGACCCCTTCGACCACGCCCGTCGCCGGGTCGATAATGACGATCTGGTCGGTCGTGTAGACGTTGGCCCACAACTTGCCGTCGATCCACTCCAGTTCGTTGAGGAAATTGATCGCCATGCCTTTGAGCGTCACCGTCGTGCGTTTCTCGCGTTTGAACGTCGCAGGGTCGAGCGTGTAGATATTGGCCGTGCCGTCCGACATGTAGAGCTTCTGCCCGTCGGTGGTCAGTCCCCAGCCTTCGCCGGGATAGCGGAACTCCTTGATTTTCTTGCCTGTTTTCAGGTCGTAGACATAGGCTTTGTTCGATTGCCACGTGAGCTGGTACAACTTGCCGTCGAGCAGCGTGATCCCTTCGCCGAAATCCTCCTGCGGCAGCCGTGCGAACACCTCCGTGCGCCCGGTTTCGAGGTCGAGGGTCTGCACGACCGATTCGCCGTGCTCTCCGGTGCCTTCCCACAGCAGGCCGTCGGCGAATTGCAGCCCCTGCGTGTAACTGGTCGTCGGGTGGGGGTGTACACTCCGTACGGCATATGTGTATTCTTTCGGCGTGACAGGAGCCTCGGGGCGTTTGGCACGGGCCTGGTTCCCGCCGCATGCTACCAGCAGCAGGCCGGATAACAGAACGCTTGCGAACTTTTCCATTTTCTCGTTTTACTTGGAGGCAAAGATACGAAAAACCCGGCATATGACGAATTTTTTATCGTTCATTGCACAATCGGTGCGGCGGCGGACGTCCGGGACAGCTCCGCAGCGCCTGTCCGTCCGGCAGGCAGTATTCCGGCCGGGTCTGCCGCCTGCCTGTCCGTCCATCCGCCGCTTGGCCCTTTGTCGGCTTGTCGCCTGCCAACCTTCCGCCTGCCCGCTGTTCCCCGCCGAACGGGCTGGTATACATATAATTTGGAAAAATTGTTGCTTTCTCGGTGAAAATCGCTATCTTTGCAACCCGATTTCGGAACGGAAAATAGGATAACAACAATATAGCAACCATTCATTATGAAGATCGTAAGAGAACAACGCGAAGAAAACAACTCGCTGCTCCGGGTGACGGTGGGCGAGGAGGATTACGGCCAGGCCGTCGAGAAGGAGCTGCGCGAGTACAAGCGCAAGGCCAACATCCCCGGCTTCCGTCCCGGCATGGTGCCCATGGGCCTTGTCAAGAAGATGTACGGCAAAGGCGTGCTGGCCGAGCAGTCGTACCGTACGGCGTCGAACGCCGTGTTCGAATATCTCCAGAAGGAGAAGATCGACTATCTGGGCGACGTGATCCCTTCGGAGGAGCAGGGCGATTTCGATTTCGAAAACGGCAAGGAGTTCGATTTCGTGTTCGAGATCGGCGAAGCTCCCGAGATCAAACTCGATCTTTCGGACAAGGATAAGGTGACCTACCACAAGATCAAGGTCGACAAGAAGATGCACGACGACTACCGTGCCAACTACCTGCGCCGTTTCGGCCG
This Alistipes onderdonkii DNA region includes the following protein-coding sequences:
- a CDS encoding glutaminyl-peptide cyclotransferase; the encoded protein is MEKFASVLLSGLLLVACGGNQARAKRPEAPVTPKEYTYAVRSVHPHPTTSYTQGLQFADGLLWEGTGEHGESVVQTLDLETGRTEVFARLPQEDFGEGITLLDGKLYQLTWQSNKAYVYDLKTGKKIKEFRYPGEGWGLTTDGQKLYMSDGTANIYTLDPATFKREKRTTVTLKGMAINFLNELEWIDGKLWANVYTTDQIVIIDPATGVVEGVVDLTGLLPDEEVTPTTDVLNGIAYDAAGKRIFVTGKNWSKLFEIEIIGK